A section of the Tenrec ecaudatus isolate mTenEca1 chromosome 10, mTenEca1.hap1, whole genome shotgun sequence genome encodes:
- the RANBP6 gene encoding ran-binding protein 6 isoform X1 — protein sequence MAAAGAAGVSAAATEKQEFYQLLKNLINPSCMVRRQAEEIYENIPGLCKTTFLIDAVRNRRTGFEVRQMAAALLRRLLSSGFEEVYPNLPPEVQRDVKIELILAVKLETHASMRKKLCDIFAVLARNLIDEEGTNHWPEGLKFLIDSIHSKNVVLWEVALHVFWHFPGVFGTQERHDLDIIKRLLDQCIQDQEHPAIRTLSARAAAAFVLANENNVALCKDFADLLPGILRAVNDSCYQDDDSVLESLVEIADTVPKYLGPYLEETLQLSLKLCGDSRLSNLQRQLALEVIVTLSETATPMLKKHTNFIAQAVPHILAMMVDLQDDEDWVNADEMEEDDFDSNAVAAESALDRLACGLGGKVVLPLTKEHIMQLLQSPDWKCRHAGLMALSAIGEGCHQQMEAILDEMVHSVLQFLQDPHPRVRAAACTTLGQMATDFAPNFQKKFHETVIAALLRTMENQGSQRVQSHAASALIIFIEDCPKSLLAVYVDGMVKNLHSILVIKLQELIRNGTKLALEQLVTTVASVADKIEDEFVPYYDIFVPSLKHIVELAVQKELKLLRGKTIECISHVGLAVGKEKFMQDAPNVMQLLLKTQSDLNTMEDDDPQVSYMVSAWARMCKILGKDFQQYLPLAIEPLIKTASAKPDVTLLDTQDVENMSDDDGWQFVNLGDQQSFGIKTSGLEAKATACQMLVYYAKELREGFAEYTEQVVKLMVPLLKFYFHDNVRVAAAESMPFLLECAKLSGPAYLAQTWQFICDPLIKAIGTEPDADVLSEIMNSFAKSIEVVGDGCLSDEHLEELGGILKAKLEGHFKNQELRQVKRQEENYDQQIEMSLQDEDECDVYILTKVSDILHSLFSTYREKILPWFEQLLPLIVNLICSSRPWPDRQWGLCIFDDIIEHCSPTSFKYVEYFRWPMLLNMRDNNPEVRQAAAYGLGVMAQFGGDDYRSLCSEAVPLLVKVIKCANSKTKKNVIATENCISAIGKILRFKPNCVNVDEVLPHWLSWLPLHEDKEEALQTLGFLCDLIENNHPVVLGPNNSNLPKIFRIIAEGKINKTVNCEDPCAKRLANVIRQAQTDQELWLECVSQLDEEQQGALQELLNFA from the coding sequence ATGGCGGCGGCCGGGGCTGCCGGGGTGTCGGCGGCCGCGACGGAAAAGCAGGAGTTTTACCAGCTACTGAAGAACCTGATCAACCCAAGCTGCATGGTGCGGAGGCAGGCGGAGGAGATCTATGAAAATATCCCGGGCCTGTGTAAGACCACGTTCCTCATAGATGCCGTCAGGAACAGAAGAACGGGTTTTGAGGTGAGACAAATGGCTGCCGCACTGCTCCGACGGCTTTTGTCCTCGGGGTTTGAGGAAGTCTATCCAAACCTACCCCCTGAAGTTCAGAGGGACGTCAAGATTGAACTGATACTGGCGGTTAAGTTAGAAACACATGCTAGCATGAGGAAAAAACTTTGCGATATTTTTGCGGTGCTGGCCAGGAACTTGATAGACGAGGAGGGCACTAACCACTGGCCCGAAGGTCTGAAGTTCCTGATTGACTCCATCCACTCTAAAAATGTGGTTCTATGGGAAGTTGCACTTCATGTTTTCTGGCACTTTCCTGGGGTTTTTGGGACCCAAGAGCGGCACGATTTGGATATCATCAAACGGTTATTGGACCAGTGCATTCAAGATCAAGAGCATCCAGCCATCAGGACCTTATCTGCTCGAGCTGCAGCTGCATTTGTGCTTGCTAATGAGAATAACGTTGCTCTTTGTAAAGACTTTGCAGACTTGCTGCCGGGAATCTTACGGGCTGTGAATGACTCTTGCTACCAGGATGATGATTCTGTCCTAGAATCCCTTGTTGAGATTGCAGACACAGTTCCTAAGTACTTGGGTCCTTACTTAGAAGAGACTCTGCAGCTGAGTCTAAAGTTATGTGGCGACTCTAGGCTCAGCAATCTGCAACGCCAGCTGGCCCTGGAAGTAATAGTGACCCTGTCTGAAACGGCAACCCCCATGCTGAAGAAGCACACGAATTTCATTGCACAGGCTGTTCCTCATATACTAGCGATGATGGTTGATCTGCAAGATGACGAGGACTGGGTGAATGCTGATGAAATGGAAGAAGATGATTTTGACAGCAATGCGGTTGCTGCTGAGAGTGCACTAGACCGGTTGGCTTGTGGGCTTGGTGGAAAAGTGGTTTTACCACTGACCAAGGAGCACATCATGCAGCTGCTTCAGAGCCCCGACTGGAAATGTCGGCATGCTGGATTAATGGCCTTATCTGCCATCGGGGAAGGATGCCATCAGCAAATGGAAGCAATTCTAGATGAAATGGTTCACTCTGTCTTGCAATTTCTTCAGGATCCTCATCCAAGGGTGAGGGCTGCAGCCTGTACTACACTTGGACAGATGGCTACGGATTTTGCACCTAATTTCCAAAAGAAATTCCACGAAACAGTGATTGCGGCTCTGCTGCGCACCATGGAAAATCAAGGCAGTCAGCGCGTGCAATCGCATGCAGCTTCAGCTCTTATTATTTTCATCGAAGACTGCCCCAAGTCATTGCTAGCGGTCTATGTAGACGGCATGGTGAAAAATTTACATTCCATCTTGGTGATTAAACTGCAAGAGCTGATTCGGAATGGAACAAAGTTGGCCCTGGAACAACTGGTAACAACAGTTGCCTCGGTTGCAGATAAAATTGAAGACGAATTTGTGCCATACTATGATATATTTGTACCCTCTCTAAAGCACATTGTTGAGCTTGCTGTGCAAAAGGAACTCAAGCTTCTGAGAGGGAAAACGATTGAATGCATCAGTCACGTTGGTCTTGCTGTTGGGAAGGAAAAATTTATGCAAGATGCACCAAATGTGATGCAGCTGTTGTTGAAGACACAATCAGATTTAAATACCATGGAGGATGATGACCCTCAGGTCTCGTACATGGTTTCAGCGTGGGCTAGAATGTGTAAAATTCTTGGGAAAGATTTCCAACAGTACCTCCCATTGGCTATCGAGCCTCTCATTAAGACTGCTTCAGCTAAACCCGATGTCACTCTTTTGGACACACAGGACGTGGAGAATATGAGCGATGACGACGGCTGGCAGTTTGTCAATCTTGGAGACCAGCAAAGTTTTGGAATTAAGACATCAGGGCTTGAAGCAAAAGCAACCGCTTGCCAGATGTTGGTTTACTATGCGAAGGAGTTGAGGGAAGGATTTGCGGAATACACAGAGCAAGTTGTGAAACTGATGGTTCCCTTACTGAAATTTTACTTCCACGACAATGTTCGAGTGgcggctgcagagtccatgccttttcTGCTAGAATGTGCAAAGCTGAGTGGACCAGCGTATCTTGCACAGACGTGGCAATTCATCTGTGATCCCTTAATCAAGGCTATTGGGACGGAACCTGATGCAGATGTCCTCTCAGAAATAATGAATTCTTTTGCAAAGTCTATTGAAGTCGTGGGAGATGGGTGCCTCAGTGATGAACACCTGGAAGAACTGGGAGGAATACTGAAAGCCAAGCTTGAAGGTCACTTTAAAAACCAAGAATTGCGGCAGGTCAAAAGGCAGGAAGAGAACTATGACCAGCAGATTGAAATGTCTCTGCAAGACGAGGATGAATGTGATGTTTATATTCTAACCAAAGTATCCGATATTTTGCACTCATTATTTAGTACCTATAGGGAAAAGATTTTACCATGGTTTGAACAGCTACTCCCATTAATTGTAAATCTAATTTGTTCCAGCAGGCCGTGGCCTGATAGACAGTGGGGCCTGTGCATATTTGATGATATCATAGAGCACTGCAGTCCAACCTCTTTCAAATACGTCGAATATTTCCGGTGGCCAATGCTACTAAACATGCGTGATAACAACCCTGAAGTCAGGCAAGCTGCTGCGTATGGCCTGGGCGTTATGGCCCAGTTTGGTGGCGATGATTATCGCTCTTTGTGTTCAGAAGCCGTGCCACTGCTGGTAAAAGTCATTAAGTGCGCAAAttctaaaaccaaaaaaaatgtcATTGCAACAGAGAACTGTATCTCAGCAATAGGGAAAATTTTGAGGTTTAAGCCTAACTGTGTAAATGTAGACGAAGTTCTTCCCCACTGGTTATCATGGCTTCCGCTGCACGAGGATAAAGAGGAAGCTCTACAGACTTTGGGTTTTCTCTGTGACTTAATTGAGAACAACCACCCAGTTGTGCTTGGCCCAAATAATTCTAATCTTCCCAAAATATTCCGTATAATTGCTGAAGGAAAAATTAACAAGACTGTTAACTGTGAAGATCCTTGTGCCAAACGCCTAGCTAATGTCATCCGCCAGGCACAAACTGATCAAGAGTTGTGGCTGGAATGTGTATCCCAACTTGATGAGGAACAGCAGGGAGCCCTACAGGAGCTGCTAAATTTTGCTTGA
- the RANBP6 gene encoding ran-binding protein 6 isoform X2, with translation MAAAGAAGVSAAATEKQEFYQLLKNLINPSCMVRRQAEEIYENIPGSSSKGEGCSLYYTWTDGYGFCT, from the exons ATGGCGGCGGCCGGGGCTGCCGGGGTGTCGGCGGCCGCGACGGAAAAGCAGGAGTTTTACCAGCTACTGAAGAACCTGATCAACCCAAGCTGCATGGTGCGGAGGCAGGCGGAGGAGATCTATGAAAATATCCCGG GATCCTCATCCAAGGGTGAGGGCTGCAGCCTGTACTACACTTGGACAGATGGCTACGGATTTTGCACCTAA